A single genomic interval of Camelina sativa cultivar DH55 chromosome 11, Cs, whole genome shotgun sequence harbors:
- the LOC104725811 gene encoding egg cell-secreted protein 1.2-like: MASKTVVSIFLIVSLCASTFVTQGVAQMLPGLFTPGSPIDLVKCWSSLFSVEGCVLEIAKSIFSGKFNNVETACCKAFSTLDANCWPHMFPLNPFFPPLLKDNCARIVPNSPPHN; encoded by the coding sequence ATGGCAAGCAAAACTGTTGTCTCAATCTTTTTGATTGTTTCCCTTTGTGCTTCCACTTTTGTCACTCAAGGAGTAGCTCAAATGCTTCCAGGACTTTTCACACCTGGCTCACCTATTGATCTTGTAAAATGTTGGTCTTCTCTCTTCAGTGTTGAAGGATGTGTGCTCGAAATCGCTAAATCAATTTTCTCAGGAAAATTCAATAATGTCGAGACCGCATGTTGCAAAGCGTTTTCGACCTTAGATGCCAACTGTTGGCCTCATATGTTTCCACTGAACCCGTTCTTCCCTCCTCTCCTTAAGGATAACTGCGCTCGTATTGTCCCCAACTCCCCTCCACACAACTAA
- the LOC104725812 gene encoding thylakoid lumenal 15.0 kDa protein 2, chloroplastic, protein MAMLFRPPSTQCRSFSPTVFNHISGEISPSFRLSLKSSGVENWVSRFRSKSLSLMFSGALALGLSLSGVGYAEAKAGVNKPELLPKEFTSVIDVADFLSNGQEKRIAKEIADLEKDTGFKLRVLAQNYPVTPGLAIKDFWQVDDSTIVFVADPTFGNILNFNVGATVDLDIPRSFWSRLAGKYGNMFYWKEKGEDASIEAAVMAISSCLREPVGPTNCAEIK, encoded by the exons ATGGCGATGCTTTTTCGACCTCCTTCTACACAATGTAGAAGCTTCTCTCCTACTGTATTCAACCACATCTCCGGAGAAATTTCACCGTCGTTTCGTCTCTCCTTAAAATCCTCCGGCGTCGAAAACTGGGTTTCACGTTTCCGATCAAAATCTCTGAGTTTGATGTTCTCTGGAGCTCTCGCTCTCGGTTTATCTCTATCGG GCGTTGGATATGCAGAGGCAAAAGCTGGAGTTAACAAACCAGAATTGCTTCCTAAAGAGTTCACTTCTGTTATAGATGTTGCTGATTTCCTCTCTAATGGTCAG GAGAAAAGGATTGCTAAAGAAATAGCTGATCTTGAGAAAGATACAGGATTTAAGTTGAGAGTATTGGCTCAGAACTATCCTGTTACACCTG GACTAGCAATCAAAGACTTCTGGCAGGTGGATGATAGCACAATTGTGTTTGTTGCTGACCCGACTTTTG GTAACATATTGAATTTCAATGTTGGTGCGACGGTTGATTTAGACATACCACGTAGTTTCTGGAGTCGATTGGCTGGGAAATACGGCAACATGTTTTACTGGAAAGAGAAG GGAGAAGATGCATCCATTGAAGCTGCAGTGATGGCGATATCAAGTTGCTTACGAGAACCAGTTGGTCCAACTAACTGTGCAGAGATCAAATGA
- the LOC104728841 gene encoding uncharacterized protein LOC104728841, producing MDQPDPKNGSGLVISATETMRSFLAIASGDLRLSQELRGIASDLRSKNTIPYKLLRAIWTGSDPSTRPDLLGLFSGSDFVFNRPKPREKNAEKFDLVRFCFCSEGDYVDDTDQFSNKREPFSSYKDQLGFGLHVGLTMFTGYLVGYASFRALFNRNPALSAAGGILGLVLAMLVETLLFIIKTSRDDKIQDSKSFTQSSPSFTPTTTKKNQ from the exons ATGGAtcaacccgacccgaaaaatgGCTCTGGATTGGTTATCTCCGCCACTGAAACGATGCGGTCGTTTCTCGCCATCGCCTCCGGTGATCTTCGTCTCTCCCAAGAACTCAGAGGAATCGCTTCCGATCTTCGTTCGAAGAACACCATTCCGTACAAATTACTCCGAGCTATATGGACCGGATCCGATCCGTCGACCAGACCGGATTTGTTGGGGCTTTTCTCCGGCTCCGATTTCGTCTTCAACCGTCCCAAACCCAGAGAGAAG AATGCGGAGAAATTTGACCTAGTTAGATTCTGTTTTTGCTCTGAAGGAGATTATGTAGATGATACTGATCAATTCAGCAACAAAAGAG AGCCTTTCTCCTCTTACAAAGACCAGCTCGGTTTCG GTTTACATGTGGGTCTTACCATGTTCACTGGATATTTGGTTGGATACGCTTCTTTCAGAGCTTTATTCAACCGCAACCCTGCTCTG AGTGCTGCTGGTGGGATTCTTGGACTAGTTTTGGCGATGCTTGTGGAAACTCTTCTGTTTATAATCAAAACGTCTAGAGATGATAAGATTCAGGACTCTAAGTCGTTCACTCAGAGCTCTCCATCATTCACTCCCACTACTACTAAGAAGAATCAATAG
- the LOC104725813 gene encoding phytolongin Phyl2.2-like — MISNPSLLSYTCIAKGTVVLAEFVSKEEPGIEAVALRCIENTPPHHSMFSHTVRKKTYTFAIDDDSFVYFAILDETMEKSESFWVLNRLRSVMEDLIGVGGSDADTVVNNPVSLCLQSKLDPVFAEIVGVGVVDVDLELDMDLVGSPRSVARESRNPSIDSSKGRRAALMPLLGKPLKALKKKKKRLHNNHNEAEGEDVSCDGVGSMEEISEKKVDLCGNGNNGVLRKEVRNGLFSDHHHRQKAKQIWKKHVWVVLMFDFCICAILFGIWLWICEGFQCIQG; from the coding sequence atgaTTTCGAATCCGAGTTTATTGTCGTACACTTGCATCGCGAAAGGAACCGTAGTCCTCGCCGAGTTCGTCTCAAAAGAAGAGCCAGGAATCGAAGCCGTAGCTTTACGATGCATCGAGAACACGCCTCCGCATCATTCGATGTTCTCCCACACTGTTCGCAAAAAGACGTACACGTTCGCGATCGACGACGATTCCTTTGTTTATTTCGCGATTCTCGACGAGACTATGGAGAAATCCGAATCGTTCTGGGTTTTGAATCGTTTGAGATCGGTTATGGAGGATCTGATCGGAGTCGGCGGATCCGATGCGGATACGGTTGTTAATAACCCGGTTTCGCTTTGTCTTCAATCGAAGCTCGATCCAGTTTTCGCGGAGAtcgttggtgttggtgttgttgatgttgatttGGAATTGGATATGGATTTGGTTGGATCGCCGAGGAGCGTAGCGAGGGAGAGTCGTAACCCGAGTATTGATTCGTCTAAAGGGAGGAGAGCTGCTTTGATGCCGCTTTTGGGGAAACCGTTGAAggcgttgaagaagaagaagaagaggttgcATAATAATCATAACGAAGCGGAAGGGGAAGATGTCTCTTGCGATGGTGTTGGTTCGATGGAGGAGATATCTGAGAAGAAGGTTGATTTATGTGGGAATGGTAACAATGGAGTCTTACGCAAGGAAGTGAGAAATGGGCTGTTTAGTGATCATCATCATAGACAAAAGGCTAAACAGATATGGAAGAAACATGTTTGGGTTGTGTTGATGTTTGATTTCTGCATCTGTGCTATATTATTCGGAATCTGGCTTTGGATTTGTGAAGGGTTTCAATGCATtcaagggtaa
- the LOC104725814 gene encoding PP2A regulatory subunit TAP46, giving the protein MGGLAMEEMPLSALFEQARKIHLAASESGVDQDVVKKGCEMFQKCEDMIGKLGLFSSNETKEDISTNNLKYLLVPYYLAELTEKIIQDDRIQVVKASYAKLKEFFSFCEAMELVPDEELEASSRGGSGAPADRRALKIARFKRQKAAEAKLLEIKERKERRGRSTKAAALSTPVEAGEEDIPDDDSEEEREAWLSSINLAVCKAIDLLEMLKREEEMLSAIKERQLKDGEDVFSRDALDDRTKKAETWHRDAAARVQYSNPAQPITCATFAQDVLEGRASVSQGHEHKHQPLIFGPASIVGGPLSTNRERMIAQVFQPSHRMPTMCIEDAGLTEMNIMNDWQEQTKKAIEEATTSWYNDKPLRRKEEDEEEDDEDEEAVMKARAFDDWKDDNPRGAGNKKLTPCG; this is encoded by the exons ATGGGTGGTTTAGCTATGGAGGAAATGCCTTTATCGGCGCTATTCGAGCAAGCTAGGAAAATTCATCTCGCTGCTTCTGAGTCTGGTGTTGATCAG GATGTTGTGAAGAAAGGATGTGAGATGTTTCAGAAGTGCGAAGACATGATTGGGAAACTGGGCTTGTTCTCCTCTAATGAGACTAAAGAAGATATTAGCACCAACAATCTCAAGTATCTTTTG GTGCCTTACTATCTTGCGGAGTTGACGGAGAAAATCATACAGGACGATCGGATTCAGGTTGTCAAGGCATCGTATGCAAAGTTGAAA GAGTTCTTTTCGTTCTGTGAGGCAATGGAACTTGTTCCGGATGAAGAGTTGGAGGCTTCTTCACGAGGAGGTTCTGGTGCACCTGCTGATCGAAGGGCTCTCAAG ATAGCTCGATTCAAACGTCAAAAGGCGGCTGAGGCAAAGCTTCTTGAAATTAAAGAGAGGAAGGAGCGACGCGGACGTTCAACTAAAGCAGCTGCCTTGTCAACTCCTGTGGAagctggagaagaagatattCCAGATGATGACagcgaagaagagagagag GCCTGGCTATCATCAATCAACTTGGCTGTTTGTAAG GCTATTGATCTGTTGGAAATgctaaagagagaagaggaaatgCTCTCTGCAATAAAGGAAAGACAGTTAAAG GATGGAGAGGACGTGTTTTCTCGGGATGCTCTTGATGATCGTACAAAGAAAGCTGAAACCTGGCACAGAGACGCTGCTGCGAGGGTACAGTACTCTAACCCGGCACAACCAATCACTTGTGCCACATTTGCGCAAGATGTATTAGAAGGAAGAGCTTCTGTGTCACAAGGTCACGAACACAAACACCAACCTCTTATATTCGGTCCAGCAAGCATCGTGGGTGGACCGCTTTCTACCAACAGAGAGAGGATGATAGCTCAGGTTTTCCAACCAAGTCACAG GATGCCAACAATGTGCATAGAGGATGCTGGGTTAACAGAGATGAATATAATGAATGATTGGCAAGAGCAGACGAAAAAAGCCATCGAAGAAGCAACCACCTCATGGTATAACGATAAACCTCtgagaagaaaggaagaggacgaagaagaggatgatgaagacgaagaagccgTGATGAAAGCTAGAGCTTTCGATGATTGGAAGGACGATAATCCTCGTGGTGCAGGTAACAAGAAACTCACACCTTGCGGCTGA
- the LOC104728842 gene encoding calcium-transporting ATPase 8, plasma membrane-type-like, with amino-acid sequence MFLSCSIAEYKHSCWFEKLTEEKRNVYVEVIRGGRRVMVSIYDIVVGDIVPLKNGFQVPADGVLFVANSLKVDEQEITGSDEIVQKDLQYNPFLLSGSKLIEGIGTMLVTTVGKNTGWWLKMEEIRHETEEEKPFQGYLQWLAISANCLVLLFASVAVIVQLGLYFSGKTKKSDGTPMFIHGHTSAHEATEFVIKSLSFMIATIVVAVPVGLSIVVRLNLAKTMRKMMTDKVLVQRLSACERMGSVTTIVCHKTGILTLNQMSVVDVWAGGRRMQDMDHVSQFPTFLKELIIEGIAQNTNGSVVFETGAIVPEVYGSPTEQAILRLGNKLGMKFDDVRSASLVHHTIPFNPKKKYGGVALQLGTRGHVHWKGFAKVILSKCEWYMDGANNHRTIDEQTRKFFEGTIENMCKEGLRCAALAYQPYDLGSLPANEELSVIPQDLVLLAIIGIKDPCRPDTRDAIQLCNSGGVKVCMVTDEDVWTAQAKAMECGILRDASGRNIRTGAQFRDLSDLERELIAGEILVLAESSPSDNLLLVEALTRIGHVVAATGMGIHDSKTLLAAGVSLAMGIGGTTAAKENSDIIILDDNFATIVKCIIWSRSLYTNIQRSILFRLTVSVSALTLCVVEVVVYDAFPLNAVQLLLLNLIIDILGAFALAYRPRADRHLMGKPPVGIRDPLITKTMWSKLIIQVFYLVLSLVLINSEKLLKLKHGPTSNAEKVMNTFIFNSFVFCLMFNEFEIQSIDQTLKEVLRENMFLVTITSSVISQIIIMEFAGMFISSVKLDMKKWVTTSLLGLLSQVATRFPYSANQYYRN; translated from the exons ATGTTCTTGAGTTGCT CTATCGCCGAGTACAAGCATTCTTGTTGGTTTGAAAAGTTGACTGAGGAGAAGAGAAACGTGTATGTAGAG GTTATTAGAGGTGGCAGAAGAGTCATGGTTTCTATCTATGATATTGTTGTCGGCGATATTGTACCCCTCAAGAATGGTTTTCAG GTACCTGCAGATGGTGTCCTATTTGTTGCAAACTCGTTGAAAGTTGACGAGCAAGAAATTACTGGCTCAGACGAAATT GTTcaaaaagatcttcaatatAATCCGTTCCTGTTATCTGGCTCAAAACTTATAGAAGGCATAGGCACGATGCTG GTTACAACTGTTGGAAAGAACACTGGATGGTGGTTAAAGATGGAGGAGATTCGACATGAGACTGAAGAAGAAAAGCCCTTTCAG GGATACTTGCAATGGCTTGCGATTTCTGCCAACTGCTTAGTCCTTTTGTTTGCTTCAGTTGCCGTTATTGTTCAGTTGGGCCT ATACTTTAGTGGTAAGACCAAAAAGTCAGATGGAACTCCAATGTTTATTCACGGACATACCTCTGCCCATGAAGCAACAGAATTTGTGATCAAATCCCTGAGTTTTATG ATTGCAACAATCGTAGTGGCAGTGCCTGTTGGACTGTCTATAGTTGTTCGCTTGAA CCTTGCAAAgacaatgagaaaaatgatgactgacaaaGTTTTG GTGCAAAGACTCTCTGCATGTGAAAGAATGGGATCTGTTACAACTATAGTATGTCATAAAACTGGAATTTTAACTTTGAATCAG ATGTCGGTGGTCGATGTCTGGGCTGGAGGAAGAAGAATGCAAGATATGGATCATGTTTCACAGTTTCCCACGTTTCTGAAAGAACTAATCATTGAAGGCATTGCCCAAAATACAAATGGCAGTGTTGTTTTTGAAACG GGAGCCATTGTACCAGAGGTGTATGGATCACCAACAGAACAGGCCATTCTTCGCTTGGGGAAtaag TTGGGAATGAAATTTGATGATGTTAGGTCAGCTTCTTTAGTTCATCATACTATACCATTCAATCCAAAGAAGAAATATGGAGGCGTGGCACTACAG CTTGGTACACGAGGCCACGTTCATTGGAAAGGATTTGCAAAAGTAATTTTGAGTAAATGCGAATGGTATATGGATGGGGCCAACAACCACAGAACTATTGATGAACAGACACGAAAG TTCTTTGAAGGAACAATTGAAAACATGTGTAAGGAAGGACTGCGTTGTGCTGCACTTGCTTATCAACCCTACGACCTAGGAAGTCTTCCAGCCAATGAGGAACTTTCTGTAATACCTCAGGACCTTGTTTTGTTGGCTATTATTGGTATCAAG GATCCTTGCCGGCCAGACACAAGGGATGCCATTCAACTGTGCAATTCCGGAGGTGTTAAG GTTTGCATGGTGACAGACGAAGACGTTTGGACTGCACAAGCGAAAGCAATGGAATGTGGGATATTGAGGGATGCATCTGGCCGTAATATAAGGACAGGAGCTCAGTTTCGTGATCTTTCCGATCTTGAGAGAGAGCTGATCGCCGGAGAGATCTTA GTTCTTGCTGAATCTTCTCCCAGCGACAACCTTCTGCTTGTCGAAGCACTGACGAGAATAGGGCATGTAGTTGCAGCCACAGGGATGGGAATACATGATTCGAAGACACTACTCGCG GCGGGTGTTAGCCTTGCTATGGGAATTGGAGGAACCACAGCAGCAAAAGAGAATTCCGATATCATTATACTGGATGATAATTTTGCTACGATTGTCAAG TGTATCATATGGTCTCGATCGCTATACACCAATATCCAGAGATCTATCCTATTCCGGCTCACTGTCAGTGTATCAGCATTAACTCTCTGTGTGGTTGAGGTTGTGGTTTATGATGCATTTCCACTTAACGCCGTGCAG CTTCTGTTGCTTAATCTTATTATCGACATCTTAGGAGCATTTGCACTGGCATACCGACCAAGAGCTGATCGCCACCTAATGGGAAAACCACCGGTTGGTATAAG AGACCCTCTTATAACCAAGACGATGTGGTCCAAGTTGATAATACAG GTATTTTACCTAGTGCTGTCGCTGGTACTCATAAATTCTGAGAAGCTACTGAAGCTGAAGCATGGTCCTACCAGCAATGCTGAAAAAGTGATGAACACATTTATATTCAATTCGTTTGTCTTCTGCCTG ATGTTTAATGAATTTGAAATCCAAAGCATAGACCAAACCTTGAAAGAAGTCCTTAGAGAGAATATGTTTCTCGTTACAATAACCTCAAGTGTTATATCTCAG ATAATCATAATGGAGTTCGCAGGCATGTTCATTTCTTCAGTCAAGCTTGACATGAAAAAATGGGTAACGACAAGTCTTTTGGGATTGCTCAG CCAAGTTGCCACTCGCTTCCCTTACTCAGCCAACCAATACTACCGTAACTGA
- the LOC109127643 gene encoding uncharacterized protein LOC109127643 yields the protein MVVFKLSTFMFWKRPSSKGGPGDVEVRHGAGHDVAVPQHLPEDFGGGSLPEAEDVLGGDLEVGGSESAVEIAPLDLEAGLVTTDDRRRPGSWRRGTLKGVCHAFYYKVVIEKLRRTTTRTPTPTPDQSASVINDLSLVLVDF from the exons ATGGTAGTTTTTAAACTGTCAACGTTCATGTTTTGGAAGAGGCCATCATCCAAAGGAGGGCCGGGAGATGTAGAGGTTCGTCACGGCGCCGGCCACGATGTTGCAGTTCCACAGCACCTTCCGGAAGATTTTGGTGGTGGCTCTCTCCCTGAAGCTGAAGATGTGTTAGGCGGCGATTTGGAAGTCGGTGGCTCTGAATCTGCAGTTGAGATTGCACCTCTGGACTTGGAAGCCGGTCTCGTTACTACCGACGATCGTCGTCGCCCCGGCTCGTGGAGAAGG GGTACGTTGAAGGGAGTATGTCACGCGTTTTATTATAAAGTGGTAATCGAGAAGTTGAGGAGGACTACAACAagaacaccaacaccaacacctGACCAATCAGCAAGCGTAATAAATGATCTCAGTTTAGTACTAGTAGATTTTTAA